A region from the Lolium perenne isolate Kyuss_39 chromosome 4, Kyuss_2.0, whole genome shotgun sequence genome encodes:
- the LOC127295999 gene encoding uncharacterized protein, with the protein MGLGRCGEARLPCVWGKEVQVIADSSLPAHFISTRQHDQQRRAAAAEAVRGPKLLAEPCHRRCSARAPQLPASTRRRSIDGGRRPDQLKYFNDTGDLMDIQMNNVWNQLIQFELL; encoded by the exons ATGGGGCTGGGCCGGTGCGGGGAAGCGAGGTTGCCATGCGTGTGGGGAAAGGAGGTGCAGGTCATTGCAGACTCATCTCTTCCCGCCCACTTCATCTCAACCAGGCAGCATGACCAGCAGCGACGTGCCGCTGCCGCCGAAGCGGTTAGGGGTCCGAAGCTGCTCGCCGAGCCCTGCCACCGCAGGTGTTCTGCCAGAGCGCCGCAACTCCCTGCCTCGACAAGGAGGCGTAGCATTGATGGCGGGCGACGACCGGACCAG CTGAAGTACTTCAACGACACCGGAGATTTAATGGACATTCAGATG AACAACGTTTGGAATCAGCTGATCCAGTTTGAGCTCCTGTGA